From a single Bacillus pseudomycoides DSM 12442 genomic region:
- a CDS encoding hemolysin family protein, with translation MDIYSISMVIVLIALTAFFVAAEFAIVKVRSSRIDFLIAEGNKRAIPVKTVITNLDEYLSACQLGITVTALGLGWLGKPAIKHMFDSLFARWEVPPQVADILAVILVFMFITFFHVVVGELSPKTLAIQKAEQVSLLVAKPLIFFYRITFPFIWLLNGSARYVTRMFGLQTAKEHEEVHSEEELRLLVSESYKNGEINQSEFKYVNKIFEFDDCIAKEIMVPRTEMNILDKDTSVKEALQKMSNEKYTRYPVVDGDKDHVIGFVNFKDIFTDFVKHGAFSKETVQQYIRPIILVIESIAIHDLFLKMQRERTHIAILIDEYGGTAGLVTVEDILEEIVGDIQDEFDIDEKPEIQHISETKTILEGKVFVSEVNVLLGLSIDDDDIDTIGGWILTKHLEITEGDIVEIEDYNFCVKELDGHYIKQIEVTKRAAPILISETEKPITLQEQVSS, from the coding sequence TTGGACATATATAGTATAAGTATGGTGATTGTTTTAATTGCCTTAACTGCATTTTTCGTTGCGGCCGAGTTTGCAATTGTGAAAGTAAGAAGTTCACGCATCGATTTTTTAATTGCAGAGGGAAATAAACGTGCAATTCCTGTGAAAACAGTCATTACAAACTTAGACGAGTATTTATCAGCTTGTCAATTAGGAATTACAGTTACAGCTCTTGGACTTGGATGGTTAGGAAAGCCAGCAATAAAGCACATGTTTGATTCGCTTTTCGCAAGATGGGAGGTGCCTCCCCAGGTTGCTGATATTTTGGCTGTGATTCTAGTGTTTATGTTCATTACTTTTTTTCATGTTGTTGTGGGGGAATTATCACCAAAAACATTGGCGATTCAAAAAGCAGAACAAGTGAGTTTACTCGTTGCTAAACCGCTTATTTTCTTTTATCGAATTACTTTTCCGTTTATATGGCTTTTAAATGGATCTGCTCGATATGTAACAAGAATGTTTGGTTTACAAACTGCGAAAGAGCACGAGGAAGTTCATTCGGAAGAAGAATTACGGTTGTTAGTGTCAGAAAGTTATAAAAACGGTGAAATTAATCAATCTGAATTTAAATATGTAAATAAAATCTTTGAATTTGACGATTGTATTGCAAAAGAAATTATGGTCCCACGGACAGAGATGAACATTTTAGATAAAGATACTTCTGTTAAAGAAGCATTGCAGAAAATGTCCAATGAGAAATATACAAGATACCCAGTTGTTGATGGGGATAAGGATCATGTTATCGGTTTTGTAAACTTTAAAGATATTTTCACAGATTTTGTGAAACATGGTGCCTTTAGCAAAGAAACGGTGCAGCAGTATATTCGTCCCATTATACTTGTCATTGAATCGATTGCAATTCATGATTTGTTTTTAAAAATGCAACGAGAGCGTACACATATCGCTATATTAATTGATGAATATGGTGGAACAGCAGGTCTTGTAACAGTTGAAGATATATTAGAAGAAATTGTTGGCGATATTCAAGATGAATTTGATATAGATGAAAAACCAGAAATCCAACATATAAGTGAAACAAAGACAATTTTAGAAGGAAAAGTATTTGTTAGCGAAGTAAATGTATTGTTAGGTTTATCTATTGATGATGATGATATTGATACAATTGGTGGATGGATTTTAACAAAGCACCTAGAAATTACAGAAGGTGATATTGTTGAAATTGAAGATTATAATTTTTGCGTTAAGGAATTGGATGGCCACTATATCAAGCAAATAGAAGTGACAAAGCGAGCAGCTCCCATTTTAATTTCAGAAACTGAAAAACCAATAACATTACAAGAACAAGTAAGCTCGTAA
- the arcD gene encoding arginine-ornithine antiporter, which translates to MTDGVVPIEKKLGFFPLIALVVGTMVGGGVFSLPHDLAVGANSGATIIGWCITAMGMIPLALVYQTLARQKPELEGGIYSYARTGFGEYVGFNSAWGYWLAGILGNVATIMLLFSTLGYFFPIFKGGNNVASIVGASLLLWTLHFLILIGIREASIMNFVATIGKLVPILLFIAVMVTAFRWDTFTHDFWGEGTVSISSVLGQVKNTMLVTLWVFIGVEGAVVLSGRAKNSRDVGKATVVGLILVMSIYILISVLSMGAMTRQELSLLETPSMGHVLEHVVGPWGAFAINIGLVASLVGTLIGWFLLVSEISHVAGKDGVFPKAFTKTNKKQTPHIALWISNGVAQTLFIIVLFSESTYQMMYFIASTSILLPYLLSALYQLKLVVTKELKRARLKNGMLALIASLYSVWLIYAAGLKNLLLVSIVYGIGLVVYMFARKEKGNRCFSGMERYVMVVIVVAAVISLYMLVTGNIKM; encoded by the coding sequence ATGACAGATGGGGTGGTACCAATAGAAAAGAAATTAGGATTTTTTCCATTAATCGCATTAGTAGTAGGAACAATGGTTGGCGGTGGTGTTTTTAGTTTACCGCATGATTTAGCAGTAGGCGCAAATAGTGGCGCAACGATAATTGGATGGTGTATTACAGCAATGGGAATGATTCCACTTGCACTTGTATACCAAACGTTAGCAAGACAAAAACCAGAGCTTGAAGGCGGAATTTATAGTTACGCACGCACAGGATTTGGTGAATATGTTGGTTTTAACAGTGCATGGGGATATTGGCTTGCAGGGATTTTAGGAAACGTAGCTACGATTATGTTATTGTTTAGTACACTTGGATATTTTTTCCCTATTTTTAAAGGAGGAAACAACGTTGCCTCCATCGTTGGTGCATCTCTTTTATTATGGACGCTGCACTTCCTTATTTTAATTGGAATTCGTGAAGCGTCTATTATGAACTTTGTTGCAACAATTGGAAAACTAGTTCCGATTTTATTATTTATTGCAGTTATGGTTACAGCGTTTCGCTGGGATACATTTACACATGATTTTTGGGGTGAGGGAACCGTTTCTATTTCTTCTGTCCTTGGTCAAGTGAAAAATACGATGCTTGTTACACTTTGGGTATTTATCGGTGTGGAAGGAGCAGTCGTATTATCTGGAAGAGCAAAAAACAGCCGTGATGTTGGAAAAGCAACGGTTGTTGGATTAATTTTAGTTATGTCCATCTATATTTTAATCTCAGTCCTTTCTATGGGGGCAATGACAAGACAAGAGCTTTCTCTGTTAGAAACGCCGTCAATGGGCCATGTATTAGAGCATGTTGTTGGACCATGGGGAGCATTTGCCATTAATATCGGATTGGTTGCTTCACTTGTTGGGACATTAATTGGATGGTTCTTACTCGTTTCTGAAATTTCTCACGTAGCAGGGAAAGATGGCGTATTTCCGAAAGCCTTTACGAAGACAAATAAAAAGCAGACACCACATATTGCATTATGGATTTCAAATGGTGTCGCACAAACATTGTTTATTATCGTTTTGTTTTCGGAATCAACGTATCAAATGATGTATTTTATCGCGTCTACATCTATTTTACTTCCGTACTTATTATCAGCACTTTATCAGTTGAAATTAGTTGTAACGAAGGAACTGAAACGTGCGAGGCTAAAAAATGGAATGCTTGCTTTAATTGCCTCATTGTATTCCGTATGGTTGATTTATGCAGCAGGCTTAAAAAACTTATTACTTGTCTCAATCGTATATGGTATTGGACTTGTTGTTTATATGTTTGCTCGAAAAGAAAAAGGAAATCGCTGTTTTTCTGGCATGGAGAGATATGTCATGGTTGTAATCGTGGTTGCAGCAGTAATATCGCTTTATATGCTTGTAACAGGTAATATAAAAATGTAA
- a CDS encoding AAA family ATPase has protein sequence MKLHKALHPSFIKRMYHMRFLGKFVEGEEEKKNTFSVQCLSQIPSILKSQFEGEVYLFEGLYTNKKNERIFADLKKKKLEKQLVLFRLYYERGNLYVELICTEQREIADAYKIIPSPRLVGYKKRESLERKLGNGYLSFLIPKFPHDFEVPQLLWYEGRLYGNLSLKSSISSIAYCEQKKECKYIEIDNWTKYIEVKADDHLYFVRENMYDQLLKQIEEEGKRVEVVDIKGQKEDQEWNERESTFIQYVQNLINNKGLYLDATDIFNFHISVKTNMLTILAGIPGIGKSRFVQVYAEALGLTYGEELLWIPISPSYQEPHDIIGYLHPNGTYIESETKLIRTLLKAYENPNQLYMIVFDEMNMSHIEHWFTPFLSILQLEKKNRILSLYEEGNEIENIIPPKIEIGENIIFIGTVNFDETTKELSDRLLDRTNLITLQKIPFCEINMQQNKGIQIPPLQVTTGEFRMNWLRNKEIIDVLFEEELELLDKLHGVLSSHDASKGVSFRCAAAIATYLQNIPPKDNQSYMISREEGFDLQVKQRILTKLRGTEMTIGPLLREDEKKGLSLVSLLQSPLANCVSAFEHSLAYIRQKRRELELYGYAK, from the coding sequence TTGAAGCTACATAAAGCTCTCCATCCAAGTTTTATAAAGCGGATGTATCACATGAGATTTCTTGGAAAGTTCGTTGAAGGTGAGGAGGAAAAAAAGAATACTTTTTCTGTACAATGTCTTTCACAAATTCCTTCTATTTTGAAATCGCAATTTGAAGGTGAAGTATATTTGTTTGAAGGACTATATACTAACAAAAAAAATGAGAGAATATTTGCGGATTTAAAGAAAAAAAAGTTAGAAAAACAATTGGTATTGTTTCGCCTTTATTATGAAAGAGGGAACTTGTATGTTGAATTAATATGTACAGAACAACGGGAAATCGCGGATGCATATAAGATTATCCCTTCGCCAAGATTAGTAGGCTATAAAAAGAGAGAATCTTTAGAGCGAAAGCTAGGTAATGGGTACTTATCTTTTCTTATTCCTAAATTCCCACACGATTTCGAAGTACCACAGTTGTTATGGTATGAAGGTAGATTATATGGGAATTTATCATTAAAATCATCCATTAGTTCAATTGCATATTGCGAACAAAAAAAGGAATGCAAATATATCGAAATTGATAATTGGACCAAGTATATAGAAGTGAAAGCGGATGATCATTTGTATTTTGTAAGAGAAAATATGTATGATCAACTTCTAAAGCAAATCGAAGAAGAGGGAAAACGGGTGGAAGTAGTAGACATAAAAGGGCAAAAAGAAGACCAAGAATGGAATGAGCGTGAATCTACATTTATACAGTATGTACAGAACTTAATCAATAATAAAGGTTTGTATTTAGATGCAACGGATATTTTTAACTTTCATATTAGTGTAAAAACAAATATGTTAACGATTCTTGCTGGTATCCCAGGAATCGGGAAATCTCGTTTTGTGCAAGTATATGCAGAAGCGTTAGGGTTAACGTATGGAGAAGAATTGTTATGGATTCCAATTTCTCCATCTTATCAAGAACCACACGATATAATAGGTTATCTTCATCCAAATGGAACATATATCGAAAGTGAAACGAAGTTAATTCGGACATTATTAAAAGCATATGAAAATCCGAATCAGCTTTATATGATTGTATTTGATGAAATGAATATGTCACATATTGAACATTGGTTTACACCATTTTTATCTATTCTTCAATTAGAAAAGAAAAATCGTATTCTTTCTTTATATGAGGAAGGAAATGAAATAGAAAATATAATTCCACCTAAAATTGAAATTGGTGAAAATATTATTTTTATCGGGACTGTAAATTTTGATGAAACAACGAAAGAATTATCTGATCGCTTATTGGATCGAACAAATCTTATTACACTTCAAAAGATTCCATTTTGTGAAATCAATATGCAGCAAAATAAAGGGATACAAATCCCGCCCCTACAAGTAACAACAGGAGAGTTTCGTATGAATTGGTTACGAAATAAAGAGATAATTGATGTACTTTTTGAAGAAGAATTAGAACTATTAGATAAATTACACGGCGTATTATCATCACATGACGCATCGAAAGGCGTTTCTTTTCGATGCGCTGCTGCGATTGCGACTTATTTGCAAAATATCCCTCCAAAAGATAATCAATCTTATATGATTAGCCGAGAAGAGGGTTTTGATTTACAAGTAAAACAGCGTATTTTAACAAAATTACGTGGTACGGAAATGACAATTGGTCCACTTCTTCGTGAGGATGAAAAGAAAGGGCTATCGCTAGTATCATTATTACAATCTCCACTTGCGAATTGTGTCTCCGCATTCGAACATTCTCTAGCTTATATTAGACAAAAACGGCGTGAATTGGAGTTGTATGGGTATGCGAAATGA
- the hcp gene encoding hydroxylamine reductase — protein sequence MFCYQCEQTPTGGCKVMGVCGKNETIASLQDTIVFGLKGIAAYRTHAAQLGYTDPFVDATTQEALYMTLTNSNFNEQEHIDMAMKVGKSALRVMELLDEAHTNHFGVPEPVQITQNHVEGKAIVVTGHNLFALEELLKQTEGKEINIYTHSEMLPAHGYPQLKKYKHLKGNIGKAWYDQRRLFEKFTGAILATTNCVMPIKGSYSDRFFSYDIAGLEGVRKIENDDFAPLIKKALELPEVHMESDEQLVTGFHHNTVLSLAPEIIEAVKGGEIKRFFVIAGCDAPGKGGEYYRELATSLPQETVILTTSCGKFRFNDVNYGVVPGTEIPRYIDLGQCNNSISTIKIAAALADAFQCEVNELPVSIVLSWFEQKAVAILLGLFSLGIQDIRIGPKAPEFISPGVLDVLQETFGLKLITTAAEDMNMMLS from the coding sequence ATGTTTTGCTATCAATGTGAACAAACGCCAACAGGCGGATGTAAAGTAATGGGTGTTTGCGGTAAGAATGAAACAATTGCAAGTTTACAAGATACGATTGTGTTTGGGTTAAAAGGAATTGCTGCTTATCGTACCCATGCTGCGCAGCTAGGGTATACAGATCCATTTGTAGATGCTACAACTCAAGAAGCGTTATATATGACATTAACAAATTCTAACTTTAATGAACAAGAACATATTGATATGGCTATGAAAGTTGGGAAATCAGCTTTACGGGTGATGGAGTTGTTAGATGAGGCACATACGAATCATTTCGGTGTTCCAGAGCCTGTTCAAATTACACAAAATCATGTAGAAGGTAAGGCAATTGTTGTTACTGGTCATAATTTATTTGCATTAGAGGAATTATTAAAGCAAACAGAAGGAAAAGAAATTAATATTTATACGCATTCTGAAATGCTACCAGCACACGGATATCCACAACTGAAAAAATATAAACATTTAAAAGGAAACATTGGTAAGGCATGGTATGATCAACGACGTCTTTTTGAAAAATTTACCGGTGCGATATTGGCTACAACGAACTGTGTTATGCCAATTAAAGGATCATACTCTGATCGCTTCTTTTCATATGATATTGCCGGCCTGGAGGGTGTACGGAAAATTGAAAATGATGATTTTGCACCATTGATTAAAAAAGCGCTAGAACTTCCCGAAGTACATATGGAGTCGGATGAACAGTTAGTAACAGGGTTTCATCATAATACAGTATTATCATTAGCTCCAGAAATCATTGAGGCAGTAAAGGGAGGGGAAATTAAGCGCTTCTTTGTCATCGCAGGTTGTGATGCCCCAGGAAAAGGCGGAGAATACTATCGTGAATTAGCAACGTCACTTCCGCAAGAAACGGTTATTTTAACAACTTCTTGTGGGAAATTCCGCTTTAATGATGTGAATTATGGTGTTGTACCCGGTACGGAGATTCCACGTTACATTGACTTAGGGCAATGTAATAATTCAATTTCTACAATAAAAATAGCGGCAGCTTTAGCAGATGCTTTTCAATGTGAAGTGAACGAATTGCCAGTTAGTATTGTCCTATCTTGGTTTGAACAAAAAGCGGTTGCCATTTTACTTGGGCTATTTAGTCTTGGGATTCAAGATATTCGTATCGGTCCAAAGGCCCCTGAATTTATTTCACCTGGTGTGCTTGATGTATTACAAGAAACATTTGGTTTAAAACTTATTACAACTGCAGCAGAAGATATGAATATGATGTTATCGTAA